In Candidatus Kerfeldbacteria bacterium, a single genomic region encodes these proteins:
- a CDS encoding YfcE family phosphodiesterase has protein sequence MKLAIISDTHDNWANIDKVLAYLKNEKAEAMIHCGDVCAPITMVRIAEAFPGPIYLSLGNVDGDPFRMLTKIQDGSAKNVTIYQEIGEFTLDNKKIAINHYPDIAKKLAQSGEYDLVFYGHNHKPWEETIGSTRMINPGNVANMVYPPTFALYDTATNELTLIRVNDL, from the coding sequence ATGAAATTAGCCATTATTTCCGATACCCATGACAATTGGGCCAACATAGACAAAGTTTTAGCTTATCTCAAAAATGAAAAAGCCGAGGCTATGATTCATTGTGGTGACGTGTGCGCCCCGATCACGATGGTACGCATCGCCGAAGCTTTCCCAGGACCAATTTATCTCAGCTTAGGCAATGTCGACGGTGACCCATTTCGCATGCTGACGAAAATCCAGGATGGCAGTGCCAAGAATGTGACTATCTATCAGGAGATTGGCGAATTTACCTTGGATAATAAAAAGATCGCTATTAATCACTATCCGGACATTGCCAAGAAGCTGGCGCAGTCGGGAGAATATGATCTGGTATTCTACGGGCATAATCATAAGCCGTGGGAGGAAACCATTGGTTCGACGCGTATGATTAATCCTGGCAATGTAGCTAACATGGTGTATCCGCCCACTTTTGCCTTGTATGACACGGCTACCAACGAACTTACCTTAATCCGAGTGAATGATTTATGA
- a CDS encoding ATP-grasp domain-containing protein, which yields MSTVSRELRSTNGKPNLVYCSGKGTLGSYPFNHPQYRESITDFMRLAEKKFAVFLVRGADKHIGNGVFTDGYRVTRGTFKRFNKKIYARVVFNKAPLKSNGGRDWSILNQWQLIQITDNKWRTYQLLKKFMKPTFRTTDKKSFAAALKKIKGERVVYKPIHGSEGKGIVIGSKTVVAKKLRRYDGLIQEYIDTSSGVPGVCRERHDMRVLLMNGTIVQSYVRIPRPDSHLANIAQGGRMLEIPYSAIPPAAKKIVKQIDRLFRHISPRMYAVDFGFEQGRPYIFELNPRAGFPYKAWKRYYHHWHQSLLKTLWSALTH from the coding sequence ATGTCCACCGTATCTCGTGAACTCCGTTCGACGAACGGAAAACCAAACCTTGTCTATTGTTCCGGCAAAGGAACGCTCGGGTCATATCCTTTCAATCATCCCCAATACCGTGAATCAATCACGGACTTTATGCGTTTGGCGGAAAAAAAATTTGCCGTCTTCCTTGTCCGCGGTGCTGACAAACATATAGGCAATGGCGTCTTTACCGACGGTTATCGCGTCACCAGAGGAACGTTCAAACGATTCAATAAAAAAATTTACGCTCGGGTGGTATTTAATAAAGCACCACTCAAAAGTAATGGTGGGCGAGATTGGTCAATTCTTAATCAATGGCAGCTTATACAGATTACAGATAATAAATGGCGCACCTACCAACTGCTCAAAAAATTCATGAAGCCCACCTTCCGTACGACTGATAAGAAATCATTCGCTGCTGCGCTCAAAAAAATAAAAGGGGAGCGCGTCGTGTATAAACCAATCCATGGCAGTGAAGGAAAGGGAATTGTAATCGGATCAAAAACTGTCGTTGCTAAAAAACTGCGCCGCTACGACGGCCTAATACAGGAATACATAGATACGAGCAGTGGCGTCCCCGGAGTCTGCCGCGAACGACATGATATGCGGGTCCTGCTGATGAATGGTACAATAGTGCAGTCATACGTGCGCATCCCGCGTCCTGACTCGCACCTGGCAAATATTGCTCAGGGTGGCCGCATGCTCGAGATTCCATACTCAGCCATCCCGCCGGCTGCAAAAAAAATAGTGAAGCAGATTGATCGATTATTTCGCCATATTTCTCCACGCATGTACGCTGTTGACTTCGGATTTGAACAAGGAAGACCTTATATTTTTGAACTCAACCCTCGCGCCGGCTTCCCCTACAAAGCCTGGAAGCGATATTATCACCACTGGCACCAGAGTTTACTGAAAACTCTCTGGAGCGCCCTAACGCACTAG
- a CDS encoding deoxyribonuclease IV: MYIGIHVSIAGGIFNAPANAHAEGAECFQMFTRSPRGGAAGKITPDVIASYKTAMAEHGLSHAYVHAPYYINFASGKAAIRQASARIIREELERSSALGVRALMTHLGSARDVGAIEAVKLTIAGLRQALDGYRGSCQFLIENAAGAGHVIGGSFEEIATILKGVTHPSVGVCLDTCHLFASGYDLRTLATVHKTFADFDRLVGLRRLTVLHANDSKGGFGSRLDRHEHIGKGAIGMAGWRAIIGHPRLRDVDCIIETPDGAARIVDVNTLIKLRDV, translated from the coding sequence ATGTATATTGGCATTCATGTATCGATTGCCGGAGGTATCTTCAATGCTCCCGCAAACGCCCATGCCGAGGGCGCTGAGTGTTTCCAAATGTTTACTCGCTCGCCGCGCGGTGGAGCGGCCGGGAAGATTACCCCTGACGTGATTGCCAGTTATAAGACAGCCATGGCGGAACATGGCTTGTCGCATGCTTATGTTCACGCGCCTTACTACATCAATTTCGCCTCGGGTAAAGCCGCGATTCGACAGGCGTCCGCGCGTATTATTCGGGAAGAATTGGAACGGTCATCGGCTTTGGGCGTCCGCGCCCTGATGACGCATTTGGGGTCAGCCCGCGACGTTGGAGCCATTGAGGCGGTTAAATTGACGATTGCGGGTTTGCGCCAGGCGCTTGATGGGTACCGTGGAAGCTGCCAATTTTTAATCGAAAATGCCGCCGGGGCGGGCCATGTGATTGGCGGATCATTTGAAGAGATCGCCACGATACTCAAAGGTGTGACGCATCCATCAGTTGGCGTTTGTCTCGACACCTGTCACCTATTTGCTTCTGGATATGATTTGCGTACCCTGGCAACGGTGCATAAAACATTTGCTGATTTTGATCGTCTGGTGGGCTTGCGCCGTTTGACGGTATTGCATGCCAATGATAGCAAGGGCGGTTTTGGTTCACGCCTTGATCGTCACGAACATATTGGTAAGGGCGCCATTGGCATGGCGGGCTGGCGGGCGATTATTGGCCATCCCCGATTGCGGGACGTTGATTGCATCATTGAGACGCCGGATGGCGCGGCACGGATTGTCGATGTAAACACATTAATTAAATTACGAGACGTATGA
- a CDS encoding inositol monophosphatase — protein sequence MKQYTNVAIQAARLAGHQLMKRFRHVTTQGAQRKGRHDIVTHADMEANDIILHTIRRHFPQHDFLSEETGLEDNTDTYRWTIDPLDGTVNFALQSPLFCTTLALLHQGEVLCGVIYAPFVKELYVAEAGAGAWLNGKRLRVSTTHRLSDALVLIGRTHHPISHRNYIMLQRRLDQCVFNSRYLGSGSLNLAYTAVGRSDATVMTPPGVSAWDAPAGVLMVREAGGRVTNMDGKPWHLQSTGVVASNGKIHNALIRAIS from the coding sequence ATGAAGCAATACACAAACGTAGCTATCCAGGCAGCTCGGTTAGCCGGTCATCAATTGATGAAACGATTTCGTCATGTCACCACTCAGGGTGCTCAGCGTAAAGGACGACATGATATTGTTACCCATGCGGACATGGAGGCGAATGACATCATTCTTCACACCATTCGTCGACATTTCCCGCAGCATGATTTTTTAAGTGAAGAAACGGGGTTAGAGGATAATACCGATACATACCGCTGGACTATTGATCCCTTGGATGGCACGGTCAATTTTGCTCTGCAATCCCCACTTTTTTGTACGACTCTAGCGCTCCTCCATCAAGGGGAAGTTTTATGCGGGGTGATTTATGCACCCTTCGTTAAAGAATTGTATGTTGCCGAAGCCGGCGCAGGCGCTTGGTTGAATGGGAAGCGATTGCGCGTTTCTACTACCCATCGACTCAGTGACGCTTTGGTGCTGATTGGTCGGACGCATCATCCTATATCACATCGTAACTATATTATGCTGCAACGCCGGCTCGATCAGTGCGTGTTTAATTCTCGGTATTTAGGGAGTGGTTCTCTTAATTTAGCGTATACCGCCGTGGGTCGAAGTGATGCGACCGTCATGACTCCCCCGGGGGTCAGTGCTTGGGACGCTCCCGCGGGCGTACTCATGGTGCGCGAGGCAGGTGGTCGGGTGACCAATATGGACGGAAAGCCATGGCATCTGCAGAGCACGGGGGTCGTTGCTTCCAATGGCAAAATCCATAACGCACTAATAAGGGCGATTTCATGA
- a CDS encoding DUF1704 domain-containing protein: MSFMSTAGGILGINARNLLYVSRFNSKKNRRLADDKLFTKRFLQARGIGVAKLYAQITNTAGLRAFNPAVLPKRFVIKPNKGYGGEGIIAIQDTKSGKYIDASGTGYSWAELTEHCLSILDGRYAISGLGDTVLFEELLEPHEYFRGIAATGLPDIRIIVFKYVPVIAMLRLPTAASNGKANLHLGAIGVGIDLGTGRGTFGVRGRNLVRKLPNGEPIRSILVPQWHDILLTASQTQYHTQIGYLAADVALTTHGVKILELNARAGLAIQISNQALLRKRLEKVSDLKVTSPSEGVRLGQTLFTKILADKKQTSAPKTTPKPIIGLFEAVNILNVPGVTQLKAKIDPHSEHTIISDSLPLPESTKLLGITIRDKKLRLPVERGTLPPGDYQIIIAGKYLSDFLIDSSAKRTDKTTPTSTAPTAEKIIKNIDQRLASLSESLHVLARLKPQNLSEAREAFQVSPHTSPQFIYSTPTALIQSTRVELRKLPRRVDHPLMPLFLEKIEEIERKLKLIEGVGQANLTERSQSVYGAVTERHYRDALRLIKQTPHVDDTSKILRIEEVIRRMERYMEEKKLSRWKIKVIEQATAGMQVTRQNTILVDKKARISENRYRALVAHEIETHIFRMENGRLQKFRLFEHGTAGYLSIEEGLAIYNQNRLHLNLGDKFFSPALNVIAIYLGMQLSFADLYHQLTDIYGLDADRAWRTCVRVKRGMTDTSQPGAFTKDSMYFVGNQQIESYVATHGAEALKKLYVGKIKISDTEYITDFRSWPIKYFPE; this comes from the coding sequence ATGTCATTCATGTCCACTGCCGGAGGTATCCTCGGCATCAATGCTCGCAATCTGCTCTACGTCTCTCGGTTTAATTCAAAAAAGAACCGGCGCTTAGCGGATGACAAACTGTTTACCAAGCGCTTCTTGCAAGCGCGGGGAATTGGCGTGGCAAAATTATATGCACAGATAACTAATACTGCCGGCTTGCGCGCCTTCAATCCTGCAGTACTGCCAAAACGATTTGTAATAAAGCCAAACAAAGGGTACGGCGGCGAGGGAATTATCGCGATCCAGGATACCAAATCCGGAAAATATATCGATGCCAGCGGCACCGGCTACAGCTGGGCGGAATTAACCGAGCACTGCTTGTCCATCCTCGATGGCCGCTATGCAATTTCTGGACTGGGGGACACGGTTCTATTTGAAGAACTACTGGAACCGCATGAATACTTCCGGGGTATTGCTGCGACGGGCTTACCAGACATCCGTATTATTGTTTTCAAATATGTACCCGTCATCGCTATGCTCCGACTTCCTACAGCCGCTTCAAATGGCAAAGCAAATCTGCATTTAGGAGCTATCGGTGTCGGCATCGACCTCGGTACCGGCCGAGGCACGTTTGGCGTCCGTGGACGTAACCTCGTGCGAAAACTGCCCAATGGCGAACCGATTCGATCTATTCTCGTGCCACAGTGGCACGACATTTTGCTCACCGCCTCCCAAACCCAATACCATACCCAAATCGGCTATTTAGCTGCTGATGTCGCCCTGACCACCCATGGGGTAAAAATTTTGGAACTCAATGCCCGGGCGGGACTGGCTATTCAAATCTCGAATCAAGCATTACTACGGAAACGTCTGGAGAAAGTCAGCGACCTGAAAGTAACATCGCCCAGCGAGGGTGTGAGATTGGGGCAAACATTATTTACCAAAATTCTGGCTGACAAAAAACAAACCAGCGCACCAAAAACAACCCCAAAGCCAATCATCGGTTTATTTGAAGCCGTCAATATATTAAACGTTCCTGGCGTGACGCAGCTCAAAGCAAAAATCGACCCCCATAGCGAACATACCATCATTTCTGACTCGCTGCCCCTTCCTGAATCAACCAAGCTGCTCGGCATAACCATACGGGATAAAAAGCTGCGGCTGCCGGTCGAGCGCGGCACGCTTCCCCCAGGAGATTACCAGATTATTATTGCCGGAAAATACTTATCTGACTTTTTAATTGACTCAAGTGCCAAACGGACGGACAAAACAACTCCTACCAGCACCGCACCAACAGCCGAAAAAATTATTAAAAATATTGATCAACGTTTAGCCAGCTTAAGCGAATCTCTACATGTTTTAGCTCGCCTCAAACCGCAGAATCTTTCTGAAGCGCGTGAAGCATTTCAAGTATCGCCGCATACTTCTCCCCAATTTATCTATTCCACGCCTACCGCTCTCATCCAGAGCACGCGGGTTGAACTACGTAAACTTCCACGCCGCGTCGACCATCCACTGATGCCGCTCTTTCTAGAAAAAATTGAAGAAATTGAACGTAAATTAAAATTAATCGAAGGAGTGGGCCAAGCCAACCTCACCGAACGTTCACAGTCGGTCTACGGTGCGGTAACTGAACGGCACTACCGCGATGCGCTGCGACTCATCAAACAGACGCCACACGTAGACGACACCAGCAAAATATTACGAATCGAAGAGGTGATCCGCCGTATGGAACGCTATATGGAAGAAAAGAAGCTGTCTCGTTGGAAAATTAAAGTGATTGAGCAGGCCACTGCCGGCATGCAAGTGACCAGACAGAATACAATTTTAGTGGACAAAAAAGCCCGCATCTCAGAAAATCGTTATCGGGCGTTGGTGGCCCATGAAATCGAAACGCATATTTTTAGGATGGAAAACGGCCGCCTGCAAAAATTCCGCCTGTTTGAGCACGGTACCGCAGGATATTTGAGCATTGAAGAAGGTTTAGCTATTTACAATCAAAATAGGCTGCACCTTAACCTGGGCGATAAATTTTTCTCCCCAGCGCTCAACGTGATCGCCATTTACCTCGGCATGCAATTATCATTCGCTGACCTCTACCACCAACTCACCGACATCTACGGTCTCGATGCTGATCGTGCCTGGCGTACCTGTGTCCGGGTCAAACGTGGCATGACGGACACGAGCCAACCAGGCGCCTTCACCAAAGATAGTATGTATTTTGTCGGGAATCAGCAGATTGAATCATATGTCGCTACGCACGGCGCCGAAGCGCTCAAAAAATTATACGTCGGGAAAATAAAAATCAGCGACACGGAATATATCACTGACTTCCGCAGTTGGCCAATCAAATATTTCCCTGAGTAG
- the tig gene encoding trigger factor, which yields MTSTLQKQSNSTAVLTISIPHDDLAPYLEQATQEINREVRIAGFRPGKAPRDILEREVGAMRIYQHAAEKVVAATYPQAVVEHNLQTIGTPEVSVEKLAPGNELVYTATVALVPQIKLGSYHKVREAHKEVTVTDEEIDTTITRLRRMFGAEQPVDRPLQSGDVAEIDLEVFRDNVPIEGGSGKKQRVVIGEGNFIPGFEDELVGAKKGETKEFTLTFPKQYHAKHLAGQPATFRVTVQSVAEVTLPPLDDAWAKTVGRFETLAALREQIKKNITEEKTEKEQQRWELAIIDQLINQTTFDPIPEILISNELDRMLHELEHDVSHQGMKFDDYLQSIKKDRAGLRTELTPRAERRVKTALILRALAVAEKITVEESELTAAVEKEQQGVADQPDTLKQLQSPEYRDYLRTILRNRKVFDYFRERNRA from the coding sequence ATGACAAGTACTCTTCAGAAACAATCGAACAGCACTGCGGTCTTGACCATCAGTATTCCTCATGATGATCTGGCGCCCTATCTCGAGCAGGCCACTCAGGAGATTAATCGGGAAGTGCGGATTGCCGGTTTCCGACCGGGCAAAGCCCCACGTGATATCCTGGAACGCGAGGTGGGCGCGATGCGCATCTACCAGCATGCCGCAGAAAAAGTTGTTGCTGCCACGTATCCGCAGGCCGTCGTAGAACATAATCTCCAGACCATTGGCACGCCTGAAGTGAGCGTGGAGAAGCTCGCCCCGGGAAATGAATTGGTGTATACCGCCACGGTGGCCTTGGTGCCGCAGATTAAGCTTGGTTCCTACCACAAAGTCCGTGAGGCACACAAAGAAGTGACGGTGACTGATGAAGAAATCGACACAACCATAACGCGGTTGCGGCGGATGTTTGGCGCTGAGCAACCGGTTGACCGGCCTCTGCAGTCGGGCGACGTGGCCGAGATTGACCTCGAAGTATTTCGTGATAATGTGCCGATTGAGGGTGGCAGTGGAAAAAAGCAGCGCGTGGTGATTGGCGAGGGGAATTTTATTCCTGGGTTTGAAGACGAGCTGGTTGGTGCGAAAAAGGGTGAGACAAAAGAATTTACCTTAACGTTTCCCAAGCAGTACCACGCCAAACACTTAGCGGGGCAACCGGCCACCTTCCGGGTGACGGTGCAGAGTGTCGCGGAAGTCACCTTGCCGCCACTCGATGATGCTTGGGCCAAAACCGTTGGTCGATTTGAAACTTTGGCAGCACTGCGGGAACAAATTAAAAAAAATATTACTGAGGAGAAAACGGAGAAAGAGCAGCAGCGCTGGGAATTAGCCATTATTGATCAATTGATTAATCAGACGACGTTTGATCCGATTCCCGAGATTCTTATTTCAAATGAATTAGACCGCATGCTGCATGAATTGGAGCACGATGTATCGCATCAGGGCATGAAGTTTGATGATTATCTGCAAAGTATCAAAAAAGATCGGGCGGGATTGCGCACTGAATTAACTCCGCGCGCTGAGCGGCGCGTCAAAACAGCTCTCATCCTACGCGCCTTAGCGGTGGCTGAGAAAATTACGGTTGAGGAATCCGAACTCACTGCTGCGGTGGAAAAGGAACAACAGGGCGTGGCCGATCAGCCAGACACCCTCAAGCAATTACAGTCGCCGGAATATCGCGATTATCTGAGGACTATTTTACGCAATCGAAAAGTTTTTGATTATTTCCGCGAGCGCAATCGCGCCTAG
- a CDS encoding riboflavin kinase, producing MKPVVVQGMVIRGEQIGERQGYPTANFSGSVLRGTGLTAGVYVARTVLRGRSYRALAVFGVPGKRIQKRGKTELYILNHPNRVLYGQRISFIVYKKIRPLYWYQREAALLARIRRDIRIARAYRYPTQGNI from the coding sequence ATGAAGCCGGTTGTAGTTCAGGGCATGGTCATTCGCGGTGAACAAATTGGAGAGCGCCAAGGCTACCCCACGGCAAATTTTTCTGGTTCCGTCTTACGGGGAACCGGGTTAACTGCGGGGGTGTATGTTGCCCGCACGGTCTTACGCGGACGCTCGTATCGGGCGCTGGCTGTTTTTGGCGTGCCCGGCAAGCGTATTCAAAAACGAGGTAAAACAGAATTGTATATTCTCAATCATCCGAATCGAGTGCTCTATGGCCAGCGAATTTCCTTCATCGTGTATAAAAAAATTCGTCCGCTGTACTGGTATCAACGGGAGGCGGCATTGCTAGCGCGTATTCGACGAGATATCCGGATCGCTCGAGCCTATCGCTACCCTACTCAGGGAAATATTTGA
- a CDS encoding 3D domain-containing protein codes for MFSRQFVSHRKTKLIISAVSFVVLWQFSFPQSVIAESALVEQITFAPVPAAIEVQSPNLHRLPENPDIPRPEAKRTMQITVTAYSSTVDQTDGDPFTTASGTQVRDGIIAANFLPIGSKVRFPEYFGDKIFVVEDRMSARYWHTADIWMPTREAAIQWGVRYITVEIL; via the coding sequence ATGTTTTCTAGACAATTCGTGAGTCACAGAAAAACAAAACTCATAATCTCTGCCGTTTCATTCGTCGTCCTTTGGCAATTCTCATTTCCCCAGTCAGTCATTGCTGAAAGTGCCCTCGTCGAACAGATTACTTTTGCCCCAGTGCCTGCCGCGATCGAGGTGCAATCTCCAAATCTGCATCGGCTCCCGGAAAACCCTGACATACCCCGCCCAGAAGCTAAACGAACCATGCAAATCACGGTGACGGCTTATTCTTCAACGGTTGACCAAACTGACGGTGATCCATTTACCACTGCCTCAGGTACCCAGGTTCGAGACGGTATTATTGCCGCTAACTTCCTGCCAATTGGCTCAAAAGTCCGATTTCCTGAATATTTTGGAGATAAAATATTTGTAGTCGAGGATCGCATGTCTGCCCGGTATTGGCATACTGCAGATATCTGGATGCCAACCCGCGAAGCCGCTATCCAATGGGGCGTCCGGTACATCACGGTTGAAATCCTATAA
- a CDS encoding YdcF family protein, producing MRSPWQVMRLFLMWVTLAGLLVVLCAMYTPLNQWLAQPLVRDEVPRKSDVIIVLGGGVIVETESLPYGPQERVYRGMELWRERFGSVLILTGGLVDTTDLRESRIMRAFAEQHGQPHDTIVEEIDARDTHENAVNSKRIMEKRGWNTALVVTSYFHTRRACAVFEKEGVTITCIAAYPSADFQSNPYRNLIEFRSILRDYLATVYYALQDYI from the coding sequence ATGAGATCACCGTGGCAAGTTATGCGACTATTCCTCATGTGGGTGACGCTGGCCGGGTTGCTGGTGGTGCTCTGTGCGATGTATACCCCGCTTAATCAGTGGTTAGCGCAGCCGCTCGTCCGTGACGAGGTGCCGCGAAAGTCGGATGTTATCATTGTTTTGGGTGGCGGAGTGATCGTGGAAACAGAATCATTGCCGTATGGGCCTCAGGAGCGCGTGTATCGAGGCATGGAGTTGTGGCGCGAGCGATTTGGATCGGTACTTATTTTGACCGGAGGATTGGTTGATACAACTGATTTGAGAGAAAGTAGAATTATGCGCGCTTTTGCAGAACAGCATGGTCAGCCTCACGATACGATCGTAGAGGAAATCGACGCGCGGGACACTCACGAGAATGCGGTTAATTCAAAGCGCATTATGGAAAAGCGGGGCTGGAACACCGCCCTGGTAGTTACCTCCTACTTCCATACACGACGAGCGTGCGCGGTATTTGAGAAAGAAGGGGTGACGATTACCTGTATAGCTGCCTATCCCAGTGCTGACTTTCAGAGCAATCCGTATCGCAACTTGATTGAATTCCGCTCCATCCTTCGCGATTACCTGGCGACGGTGTATTATGCATTACAGGATTATATATAA
- a CDS encoding CDP-archaeol synthase, which yields MWFFIGQVIWFFLPAGIANMGASMSRFLPVPALPIDAGHTWRGKRILGDHKTWRGVITGMIAGTAFFYLQQWLYQSYDWAHDISLLDYSSASIVFPLLLGAGALIGDMVKSIAKRQFGIAPGVSWMPFDQIDYVLGAAGFVSLSVVPTWQMIGTALVVGFSLHILVNLIAYSLRIQKNKL from the coding sequence ATGTGGTTCTTTATTGGGCAGGTAATCTGGTTTTTCCTTCCGGCGGGGATAGCAAATATGGGCGCGTCCATGTCCCGGTTTTTACCCGTACCTGCGCTGCCTATTGATGCTGGCCATACGTGGCGGGGAAAGCGTATCCTGGGTGATCACAAAACGTGGCGGGGGGTTATCACGGGAATGATTGCGGGCACGGCGTTTTTTTATCTCCAGCAGTGGTTGTACCAGTCGTATGATTGGGCGCACGACATCAGCTTATTGGATTATTCATCGGCCAGCATCGTGTTCCCACTCCTGCTGGGCGCTGGCGCACTGATTGGAGATATGGTAAAAAGTATTGCCAAGCGTCAATTTGGCATCGCGCCAGGCGTTTCCTGGATGCCGTTTGATCAGATTGACTATGTATTGGGGGCCGCTGGATTCGTCAGCCTTTCGGTTGTTCCGACGTGGCAGATGATTGGTACAGCTTTGGTGGTCGGGTTTAGCCTCCATATTCTCGTAAATTTAATAGCTTATTCGCTTCGCATTCAAAAGAATAAATTATGA
- a CDS encoding RNA methyltransferase, whose translation MHHRDIVVVLYNIRSRFNVGALFRTADAAGVKRMILCGITPQPPHPKIDKVALGAEKTVPFTYYRQTKRALDDLHKQGYQLIALEQSAESIHYTKLKYPKRCALLIGNEVSGLPYRLLKQCDHIIEIPMHGRKESLNVGIATGIILFDSIRK comes from the coding sequence ATGCATCATCGTGATATCGTCGTGGTTCTCTATAATATCCGCAGCCGGTTCAATGTAGGCGCGCTTTTTCGCACTGCTGACGCCGCTGGCGTGAAGCGCATGATCCTGTGCGGCATCACGCCACAACCACCGCACCCGAAGATTGATAAGGTAGCGCTGGGCGCGGAAAAAACGGTGCCTTTTACCTACTATCGACAAACGAAACGAGCGCTTGATGATCTCCACAAACAAGGGTACCAACTCATTGCTCTCGAACAGTCAGCCGAGAGTATCCACTACACGAAACTGAAATACCCAAAACGCTGCGCGCTCCTGATTGGTAATGAGGTATCAGGATTACCCTACCGATTGCTCAAACAGTGCGATCACATCATCGAAATACCCATGCATGGCCGGAAAGAATCCCTGAATGTTGGCATAGCCACGGGTATTATCCTCTTTGACAGTATTCGTAAATAA